The proteins below are encoded in one region of Tursiops truncatus isolate mTurTru1 chromosome 12, mTurTru1.mat.Y, whole genome shotgun sequence:
- the ZBTB24 gene encoding zinc finger and BTB domain-containing protein 24 isoform X2, with protein sequence MAETSSEPSGQLVVHSDTHSDTILASFEDQRKKGFLCDITLIVENVHFRAHKALLAASSEYFSMMFAEEGEIGQSIYMLEGMVADTFSILLEFIYTGCLQASEKSTEQILATAQFLKVYDLVKAYTDFQNNHSSPKPPTLNTAGAPVVVISNKKNGHPKRKRGRPRKVNSLQEGKSELAAEEEIQLRVNNSVQNRQNFVVKEGDDGVLNEQIPAKELEEYEPACEPGRGEEMPAEKDENCDPKIQDGQDNQNRCSKRRIRRSVKLKDYKLVGDEDDQGSAKRVCGRRKRPGGPEARCKDCGKVFKYNHFLAIHQRSHTGERPFKCNECGKGFAQKHSLQVHTRMHTGERPYTCTVCSKALTTKHSLLEHMSLHSGQKSFTCDQCGKYFSQKRQLKSHYRVHTGHSLPECNHCRRKFMDVSQLKKHLRTHTEEKSHIPVPCVANPSLTRVPRGDTAFCTRAKSLSPALSVTYSLLA encoded by the exons ATGGCAGAAACATCATCAGAGCCTTCTGGGCAGCTGGTTGTACACTCAGACACTCACAGTGACACCATCCTGGCCAGTTTCGAGGATCAGAGGAAGAAAGGCTTCCTCTGTGACATTACTTTAATCGTGGAGAATGTGCATTTCCGGGCCCACAAAGCCTTACTTGCTGCCAGTAGTGAATACTTCTCAATGATGTTTGCTGAAGAGGGGGAGATTGGCCAGTCCATTTATATGCTGGAAGGCATGGTTGCCGACACGTTTAGTATCCTGCTGGAATTTATCTACACGGGTTGTCTCCAGGCCAGTGAGAAAAGTACAGAACAAATCCTGGCTACTGCCCAGTTCTTAAAAGTCTATGACCTGGTAAAGGCTTACACAGACTTTCAAAATAATCATAGCTCCCCAAAGCCACCGACTTTGAACACAGCTGGCGCTCCAGTGGTTGTTATTTCTAATAAGAAAAATGGTCATCCAAAGCGGAAACGGGGAAGACCAAGAAAAGTCAACAGTCTGCAGGAGGGGAAATCAGAACTGGctgcagaggaagaaatacaGCTGAGAGTGAACAATTCAGTTCAGAATAGACAAAACTTTGTGGTTAAAGAGGGAGACGATGGTGTACTGAATGAACAGATTCCAGCAAAAGAATTGGAAGAATATGAGCCGGCTTGTGAGCCAGGTAGAGGGGAGGAAATGCCAGCTGAAAAAGATGAGAACTGTGATCCCAAGATCCAGGATGGGCAGGACAACCAGAATCGGTGCAGCAAGCGGAGGATTCGGAGGTCCGTCAAACTGAAAGATTATAAACTAGTTGGGGATGAAGACGACCAGGGTTCAGCCAAGAGGGTCTGTGGAAGGAGGAAGCGCCCTGGTGGCCCCGAGGCCCGTTGTAAAGACTGTGGCAAAGTGTTTAAGTATAATCACTTTTTAGCAATCCACCAGAGAAGCCACACGG GGGAGCGACCTTtcaaatgtaatgagtgtggaAAAGGCTTTGCCCAGAAGCACTCCCTGCAGGTCCACACCCGGATGCACACAGGCGAGCGGCCGTACACCTGCACCGTGTGCAGCAAGGCTCTCACGACCAAGCACTCGCTGCTGGAGCACATGAGCCTGCACTCAG GACAGAAGTCTTTTACATGTGATCAGTGTGGAAAATATTTCAGCCAGAAAAGACAACTAAAGAGCCATTACCGAGTTCATACAG GCCACTCGTTACCGGAATGTAACCACTGCCGCCGCAAATTCATGGATGTGTCTCAGCTAAAGAAACATCTGCGGACACACACAG AGGAGAAAAGCCATATTCCTGTACCGTGTGTGGCAAATCCTTCTCTGACTCGAGTGCCAAGAGGAGACACTGCATTCTGCACACGGGCAAAAAGCCTTTCTCCTGCCCTGAGTGTAACTTACAGTTTGCTCGCTTAG
- the ZBTB24 gene encoding zinc finger and BTB domain-containing protein 24 isoform X4 yields MAETSSEPSGQLVVHSDTHSDTILASFEDQRKKGFLCDITLIVENVHFRAHKALLAASSEYFSMMFAEEGEIGQSIYMLEGMVADTFSILLEFIYTGCLQASEKSTEQILATAQFLKVYDLVKAYTDFQNNHSSPKPPTLNTAGAPVVVISNKKNGHPKRKRGRPRKVNSLQEGKSELAAEEEIQLRVNNSVQNRQNFVVKEGDDGVLNEQIPAKELEEYEPACEPGRGEEMPAEKDENCDPKIQDGQDNQNRCSKRRIRRSVKLKDYKLVGDEDDQGSAKRVCGRRKRPGGPEARCKDCGKVFKYNHFLAIHQRSHTGERPFKCNECGKGFAQKHSLQVHTRMHTGERPYTCTVCSKALTTKHSLLEHMSLHSGQKSFTCDQCGKYFSQKRQLKSHYRVHTGKCFNTNH; encoded by the exons ATGGCAGAAACATCATCAGAGCCTTCTGGGCAGCTGGTTGTACACTCAGACACTCACAGTGACACCATCCTGGCCAGTTTCGAGGATCAGAGGAAGAAAGGCTTCCTCTGTGACATTACTTTAATCGTGGAGAATGTGCATTTCCGGGCCCACAAAGCCTTACTTGCTGCCAGTAGTGAATACTTCTCAATGATGTTTGCTGAAGAGGGGGAGATTGGCCAGTCCATTTATATGCTGGAAGGCATGGTTGCCGACACGTTTAGTATCCTGCTGGAATTTATCTACACGGGTTGTCTCCAGGCCAGTGAGAAAAGTACAGAACAAATCCTGGCTACTGCCCAGTTCTTAAAAGTCTATGACCTGGTAAAGGCTTACACAGACTTTCAAAATAATCATAGCTCCCCAAAGCCACCGACTTTGAACACAGCTGGCGCTCCAGTGGTTGTTATTTCTAATAAGAAAAATGGTCATCCAAAGCGGAAACGGGGAAGACCAAGAAAAGTCAACAGTCTGCAGGAGGGGAAATCAGAACTGGctgcagaggaagaaatacaGCTGAGAGTGAACAATTCAGTTCAGAATAGACAAAACTTTGTGGTTAAAGAGGGAGACGATGGTGTACTGAATGAACAGATTCCAGCAAAAGAATTGGAAGAATATGAGCCGGCTTGTGAGCCAGGTAGAGGGGAGGAAATGCCAGCTGAAAAAGATGAGAACTGTGATCCCAAGATCCAGGATGGGCAGGACAACCAGAATCGGTGCAGCAAGCGGAGGATTCGGAGGTCCGTCAAACTGAAAGATTATAAACTAGTTGGGGATGAAGACGACCAGGGTTCAGCCAAGAGGGTCTGTGGAAGGAGGAAGCGCCCTGGTGGCCCCGAGGCCCGTTGTAAAGACTGTGGCAAAGTGTTTAAGTATAATCACTTTTTAGCAATCCACCAGAGAAGCCACACGG GGGAGCGACCTTtcaaatgtaatgagtgtggaAAAGGCTTTGCCCAGAAGCACTCCCTGCAGGTCCACACCCGGATGCACACAGGCGAGCGGCCGTACACCTGCACCGTGTGCAGCAAGGCTCTCACGACCAAGCACTCGCTGCTGGAGCACATGAGCCTGCACTCAG GACAGAAGTCTTTTACATGTGATCAGTGTGGAAAATATTTCAGCCAGAAAAGACAACTAAAGAGCCATTACCGAGTTCATACAG GGAAGTGCTTTAACacaaatcactga
- the ZBTB24 gene encoding zinc finger and BTB domain-containing protein 24 isoform X3, with protein sequence MAETSSEPSGQLVVHSDTHSDTILASFEDQRKKGFLCDITLIVENVHFRAHKALLAASSEYFSMMFAEEGEIGQSIYMLEGMVADTFSILLEFIYTGCLQASEKSTEQILATAQFLKVYDLVKAYTDFQNNHSSPKPPTLNTAGAPVVVISNKKNGHPKRKRGRPRKVNSLQEGKSELAAEEEIQLRVNNSVQNRQNFVVKEGDDGVLNEQIPAKELEEYEPACEPGRGEEMPAEKDENCDPKIQDGQDNQNRCSKRRIRRSVKLKDYKLVGDEDDQGSAKRVCGRRKRPGGPEARCKDCGKVFKYNHFLAIHQRSHTGERPFKCNECGKGFAQKHSLQVHTRMHTGERPYTCTVCSKALTTKHSLLEHMSLHSGQKSFTCDQCGKYFSQKRQLKSHYRVHTGHSLPECNHCRRKFMDVSQLKKHLRTHTEPVLRT encoded by the exons ATGGCAGAAACATCATCAGAGCCTTCTGGGCAGCTGGTTGTACACTCAGACACTCACAGTGACACCATCCTGGCCAGTTTCGAGGATCAGAGGAAGAAAGGCTTCCTCTGTGACATTACTTTAATCGTGGAGAATGTGCATTTCCGGGCCCACAAAGCCTTACTTGCTGCCAGTAGTGAATACTTCTCAATGATGTTTGCTGAAGAGGGGGAGATTGGCCAGTCCATTTATATGCTGGAAGGCATGGTTGCCGACACGTTTAGTATCCTGCTGGAATTTATCTACACGGGTTGTCTCCAGGCCAGTGAGAAAAGTACAGAACAAATCCTGGCTACTGCCCAGTTCTTAAAAGTCTATGACCTGGTAAAGGCTTACACAGACTTTCAAAATAATCATAGCTCCCCAAAGCCACCGACTTTGAACACAGCTGGCGCTCCAGTGGTTGTTATTTCTAATAAGAAAAATGGTCATCCAAAGCGGAAACGGGGAAGACCAAGAAAAGTCAACAGTCTGCAGGAGGGGAAATCAGAACTGGctgcagaggaagaaatacaGCTGAGAGTGAACAATTCAGTTCAGAATAGACAAAACTTTGTGGTTAAAGAGGGAGACGATGGTGTACTGAATGAACAGATTCCAGCAAAAGAATTGGAAGAATATGAGCCGGCTTGTGAGCCAGGTAGAGGGGAGGAAATGCCAGCTGAAAAAGATGAGAACTGTGATCCCAAGATCCAGGATGGGCAGGACAACCAGAATCGGTGCAGCAAGCGGAGGATTCGGAGGTCCGTCAAACTGAAAGATTATAAACTAGTTGGGGATGAAGACGACCAGGGTTCAGCCAAGAGGGTCTGTGGAAGGAGGAAGCGCCCTGGTGGCCCCGAGGCCCGTTGTAAAGACTGTGGCAAAGTGTTTAAGTATAATCACTTTTTAGCAATCCACCAGAGAAGCCACACGG GGGAGCGACCTTtcaaatgtaatgagtgtggaAAAGGCTTTGCCCAGAAGCACTCCCTGCAGGTCCACACCCGGATGCACACAGGCGAGCGGCCGTACACCTGCACCGTGTGCAGCAAGGCTCTCACGACCAAGCACTCGCTGCTGGAGCACATGAGCCTGCACTCAG GACAGAAGTCTTTTACATGTGATCAGTGTGGAAAATATTTCAGCCAGAAAAGACAACTAAAGAGCCATTACCGAGTTCATACAG GCCACTCGTTACCGGAATGTAACCACTGCCGCCGCAAATTCATGGATGTGTCTCAGCTAAAGAAACATCTGCGGACACACACAG AACCAGTACTTAGAACTTAA
- the ZBTB24 gene encoding zinc finger and BTB domain-containing protein 24 isoform X1 — protein MAETSSEPSGQLVVHSDTHSDTILASFEDQRKKGFLCDITLIVENVHFRAHKALLAASSEYFSMMFAEEGEIGQSIYMLEGMVADTFSILLEFIYTGCLQASEKSTEQILATAQFLKVYDLVKAYTDFQNNHSSPKPPTLNTAGAPVVVISNKKNGHPKRKRGRPRKVNSLQEGKSELAAEEEIQLRVNNSVQNRQNFVVKEGDDGVLNEQIPAKELEEYEPACEPGRGEEMPAEKDENCDPKIQDGQDNQNRCSKRRIRRSVKLKDYKLVGDEDDQGSAKRVCGRRKRPGGPEARCKDCGKVFKYNHFLAIHQRSHTGERPFKCNECGKGFAQKHSLQVHTRMHTGERPYTCTVCSKALTTKHSLLEHMSLHSGQKSFTCDQCGKYFSQKRQLKSHYRVHTGHSLPECNHCRRKFMDVSQLKKHLRTHTGEKPFTCEICGKSFTAKSSLQTHIRIHRGEKPYSCTVCGKSFSDSSAKRRHCILHTGKKPFSCPECNLQFARLDNLKAHLKIHSKEKHASDASSVSGNNNAEEVRNILQLQPYQLSTSGEQEIQLLVTDSVHNINFMPGPSQGISIVTAESSQNMTADQAANLTLLTQQPEQLQNLILSAQQEQTEHIQSLNMIESQMEPSQTEPVHVITLSKETLEHLHAHQEQTGELHLASASDPAQHLQLTQEPAPPPPAHQVPQSTPLSQEQS, from the exons ATGGCAGAAACATCATCAGAGCCTTCTGGGCAGCTGGTTGTACACTCAGACACTCACAGTGACACCATCCTGGCCAGTTTCGAGGATCAGAGGAAGAAAGGCTTCCTCTGTGACATTACTTTAATCGTGGAGAATGTGCATTTCCGGGCCCACAAAGCCTTACTTGCTGCCAGTAGTGAATACTTCTCAATGATGTTTGCTGAAGAGGGGGAGATTGGCCAGTCCATTTATATGCTGGAAGGCATGGTTGCCGACACGTTTAGTATCCTGCTGGAATTTATCTACACGGGTTGTCTCCAGGCCAGTGAGAAAAGTACAGAACAAATCCTGGCTACTGCCCAGTTCTTAAAAGTCTATGACCTGGTAAAGGCTTACACAGACTTTCAAAATAATCATAGCTCCCCAAAGCCACCGACTTTGAACACAGCTGGCGCTCCAGTGGTTGTTATTTCTAATAAGAAAAATGGTCATCCAAAGCGGAAACGGGGAAGACCAAGAAAAGTCAACAGTCTGCAGGAGGGGAAATCAGAACTGGctgcagaggaagaaatacaGCTGAGAGTGAACAATTCAGTTCAGAATAGACAAAACTTTGTGGTTAAAGAGGGAGACGATGGTGTACTGAATGAACAGATTCCAGCAAAAGAATTGGAAGAATATGAGCCGGCTTGTGAGCCAGGTAGAGGGGAGGAAATGCCAGCTGAAAAAGATGAGAACTGTGATCCCAAGATCCAGGATGGGCAGGACAACCAGAATCGGTGCAGCAAGCGGAGGATTCGGAGGTCCGTCAAACTGAAAGATTATAAACTAGTTGGGGATGAAGACGACCAGGGTTCAGCCAAGAGGGTCTGTGGAAGGAGGAAGCGCCCTGGTGGCCCCGAGGCCCGTTGTAAAGACTGTGGCAAAGTGTTTAAGTATAATCACTTTTTAGCAATCCACCAGAGAAGCCACACGG GGGAGCGACCTTtcaaatgtaatgagtgtggaAAAGGCTTTGCCCAGAAGCACTCCCTGCAGGTCCACACCCGGATGCACACAGGCGAGCGGCCGTACACCTGCACCGTGTGCAGCAAGGCTCTCACGACCAAGCACTCGCTGCTGGAGCACATGAGCCTGCACTCAG GACAGAAGTCTTTTACATGTGATCAGTGTGGAAAATATTTCAGCCAGAAAAGACAACTAAAGAGCCATTACCGAGTTCATACAG GCCACTCGTTACCGGAATGTAACCACTGCCGCCGCAAATTCATGGATGTGTCTCAGCTAAAGAAACATCTGCGGACACACACAG GTGAGAAGCCATTTACTTGTGAAATCTGTGGCAAATCTTTCACAGCAAAGAGTTCTCTTCAGACCCACATCAGGATCCATCG AGGAGAAAAGCCATATTCCTGTACCGTGTGTGGCAAATCCTTCTCTGACTCGAGTGCCAAGAGGAGACACTGCATTCTGCACACGGGCAAAAAGCCTTTCTCCTGCCCTGAGTGTAACTTACAGTTTGCTCGCTTAGACAACTTGAAGGCTCACTTAAAAATTCATAGCAAAGAGAAACACGCGTCCGATGCCAGCAGCGTTTCCGGCAATAATAATGCTGAAGAGGTCAGGAATATTCTTCAGCTGCAGCCCTATCAACTCTCTACCTCCGGAGAGCAGGAAATTCAGCTTCTTGTAACTGATTCTGTACATAACATCAACTTCATGCCTGGTCCTAGCCAAGGAATCAGCATCGTCACTGCAGAGAGTTCCCAGAACATGACGGCAGACCAGGCTGCTAACCTCACCCTGCTCACGCAGCAGCCAGAGCAACTGCAGAACTTAATTCTTTCAGCTCAACAGGAGCAAACAGAACACATTCAAAGCCTCAATATGATTGAAAGCCAGATGGAACCCTCACAGACCGAGCCAGTGCACGTCATCACACTTTCCAAGGAAACTCTGGAACATCTTCACGCCCATCAAGAGCAAACAGGGGAGCTCCATTTAGCAAGCGCTTCAGATCCGGCTCAGCACCTACAGCTGACACAGGAGCCTGCTCCACCACCACCCGCCCACCAGGTGCCCCAGTCCACGCCGCTCAGCCAGGAGCAGAGCTGA